A single genomic interval of Mycolicibacterium holsaticum DSM 44478 = JCM 12374 harbors:
- a CDS encoding WXG100 family type VII secretion target, whose amino-acid sequence MEHTLSYNFGEIEYTVRQEIHATSARLNAALDDLRAQIAPLQEIWTRQAAQAYRVEQARWQQAAGALNDILFHLGNAVRDGADDVAATDRSAANAWGA is encoded by the coding sequence ATGGAGCACACGCTTTCCTACAACTTCGGCGAGATCGAGTACACCGTGCGACAGGAAATCCACGCCACGTCGGCGCGGCTGAACGCGGCGCTGGACGATCTGCGCGCCCAGATCGCGCCGCTGCAGGAAATCTGGACGCGGCAGGCCGCACAGGCCTACCGCGTCGAGCAGGCCCGCTGGCAGCAGGCCGCCGGGGCGCTCAACGACATCCTGTTCCACCTGGGTAACGCGGTCCGCGACGGCGCCGACGACGTCGCCGCCACCGACCGCAGCGCCGCCAACGCCTGGGGCGCCTGA
- the rpsI gene encoding 30S ribosomal protein S9 produces the protein MTQPVETTPETDATSAAAETEAAPREPVVIDRPIQTVGRRKEAVVRVRLVPGTGQFHLDGRSLEAYFPNKVHQQLIKAPLVTVDRLESFDIYAHLDGGGPSGQAGALRLAIARALILVQPEDRPALKKAGFLTRDPREIERKKYGLKKARKAPQYSKR, from the coding sequence GTGACTCAGCCCGTTGAGACGACCCCCGAAACCGACGCCACCTCGGCCGCGGCCGAGACCGAGGCCGCCCCGCGTGAGCCTGTGGTGATCGACCGCCCGATCCAGACTGTCGGCCGCCGCAAGGAGGCCGTGGTGCGGGTGCGCCTGGTGCCCGGCACCGGCCAGTTCCACCTCGACGGGCGCAGCCTCGAGGCCTACTTCCCGAACAAGGTGCACCAGCAGCTCATCAAGGCTCCGCTGGTGACCGTGGATCGGCTGGAGAGCTTCGACATCTATGCCCACCTCGACGGTGGCGGCCCGTCCGGTCAGGCCGGCGCGCTGCGGCTGGCGATTGCGCGGGCGCTGATCCTGGTGCAGCCCGAGGACCGGCCGGCGCTGAAGAAGGCCGGCTTCCTGACCCGTGATCCGCGGGAAATCGAGCGTAAGAAGTACGGCCTCAAGAAGGCCCGCAAGGCGCCTCAGTACAGCAAGCGCTGA
- the rplM gene encoding 50S ribosomal protein L13, which translates to MPTYTPKAGDTTRSWYVIDATDVVLGRLAVAAANLLRGKHKPTFTPNVDGGDFVIVINAEKVAISGDKLQKKFAYRHSGYPGGLRKRSLGDEMEKHADRVVEKAILGMIPHTKLGRQIQKKLRVYVGPEHPHTAQQPIPYEIKQVAQ; encoded by the coding sequence GTGCCTACGTACACGCCGAAGGCGGGTGACACCACGCGTTCGTGGTATGTCATCGACGCCACCGACGTGGTGCTCGGCCGGCTCGCCGTCGCGGCAGCAAATCTGTTGCGCGGCAAGCACAAGCCGACATTCACGCCGAATGTCGATGGTGGTGACTTCGTCATCGTCATCAACGCCGAGAAGGTCGCCATCAGCGGCGACAAACTGCAGAAGAAGTTCGCGTACCGCCACTCGGGTTACCCCGGCGGTCTGCGCAAGCGGTCGCTCGGTGACGAGATGGAAAAGCACGCCGACCGGGTCGTCGAGAAGGCGATCCTGGGCATGATTCCGCACACCAAGCTCGGCCGCCAGATCCAGAAGAAGCTGCGCGTGTATGTCGGGCCGGAGCATCCGCACACCGCCCAGCAGCCGATTCCGTACGAGATCAAGCAGGTGGCCCAGTGA
- a CDS encoding WXG100 family type VII secretion target, with product MTTPAGGALNTDFDLMAAVADKTDARNDEIRAFLQSFIGQMSSVPPSVWGGVAALRFRDVVDRWNTESLKLHTALARIAETIRQNRQTLAESADSHAQRLGAVGTEL from the coding sequence ATGACGACACCCGCAGGCGGCGCGCTCAACACCGACTTCGACCTGATGGCCGCCGTCGCCGACAAGACCGATGCCCGCAACGACGAGATCCGGGCGTTTCTGCAGTCGTTCATCGGGCAGATGAGCAGCGTGCCGCCGTCGGTGTGGGGCGGGGTGGCCGCCCTCCGGTTCAGGGACGTGGTGGACCGGTGGAACACCGAATCGCTGAAGCTGCACACCGCGCTGGCGCGGATCGCCGAGACCATCCGGCAGAACCGGCAGACGCTGGCCGAATCCGCCGACAGCCACGCGCAGCGCCTCGGCGCCGTCGGCACGGAACTGTGA
- a CDS encoding type VII secretion-associated protein, with amino-acid sequence MSQTVIEVGPTMISGPNTAPAEWVSVALECIDDDLALLDEQLISVQDLWQDVIRVVGGDEPDTLVVVCPTWWPSSRTGRIQAAAQAVAATVIMLQRTALLCQAAAPRATIVESAGDLVVVTHPDEQPLVLARQGDVATTSQAVAAAIGRSTVVLIDAPDLDPLAARLTRLLRDNGIEVSVASEDAVRRAGSRSRQSAEDTPPVATRRERRPRTAATLIGVVSAAAVAVGGIAAHDEATPTALLVEGRVGMVVPADWPVRRVTSGPGSARVQIASPTHGDVALHLTQSAGGPDPGLAATADALHAALDEETDGVFADFRPVDHRAGRDAVTYREIRPNHTVIWVVLVDGSVRIAIGCQSPIGGEHLVREVCDQAIRSAHAVR; translated from the coding sequence GTGAGCCAAACCGTCATCGAAGTGGGCCCCACCATGATCAGCGGCCCCAACACCGCTCCCGCAGAATGGGTTTCAGTCGCGCTGGAGTGCATCGACGACGATCTCGCACTGCTCGACGAACAGCTGATATCGGTACAAGACCTGTGGCAGGACGTCATCCGGGTGGTCGGCGGTGACGAACCCGACACGCTGGTTGTCGTCTGCCCGACGTGGTGGCCGTCGTCGCGCACGGGCCGCATCCAAGCGGCCGCGCAGGCAGTGGCCGCGACCGTCATCATGCTGCAGCGCACCGCTCTGCTCTGTCAGGCCGCCGCGCCACGGGCCACGATCGTCGAGTCGGCAGGCGACCTCGTCGTCGTCACACACCCCGATGAGCAACCGCTCGTCCTCGCCCGACAGGGCGACGTGGCCACGACCTCACAAGCGGTGGCCGCGGCGATCGGCAGATCGACCGTTGTGCTCATCGACGCACCGGACCTCGACCCCCTTGCCGCACGGTTGACCCGCCTCTTGCGCGACAACGGGATCGAGGTTTCCGTCGCGAGCGAAGACGCGGTCCGTCGTGCGGGGTCGCGATCGCGGCAGAGCGCCGAGGACACCCCGCCCGTGGCCACGCGGCGCGAGCGGCGCCCTCGGACGGCGGCGACGCTCATCGGTGTGGTGTCGGCAGCCGCGGTGGCCGTCGGCGGGATCGCGGCGCACGACGAGGCGACACCGACCGCGCTGCTGGTGGAGGGTCGGGTGGGCATGGTCGTGCCAGCCGACTGGCCGGTGCGACGGGTGACGTCCGGACCCGGGTCGGCACGGGTGCAGATCGCGTCCCCGACGCACGGCGACGTCGCCCTTCACCTCACGCAGTCCGCCGGTGGGCCCGACCCCGGGCTCGCCGCGACGGCAGACGCGCTGCACGCGGCGCTCGACGAGGAAACCGACGGCGTCTTCGCCGACTTCCGGCCCGTCGATCACCGGGCGGGCCGAGACGCGGTGACGTACCGAGAGATACGACCGAACCACACCGTGATCTGGGTCGTGCTGGTCGACGGCTCCGTGCGCATCGCGATCGGCTGCCAGAGCCCGATCGGAGGCGAACACCTGGTGCGTGAGGTCTGTGACCAGGCGATCCGTTCCGCCCATGCGGTGCGCTGA